One Nostoc sp. UHCC 0302 DNA window includes the following coding sequences:
- a CDS encoding NFACT family protein, producing the protein MQPVDFTTLTAACSELRANWLPSRTEQVYQRDRYTIAIALRTLKQRDWLEVSWHPQAAHICIGEPPPRTPDTFTFSQQLIHQLGGLALVGIEAIAPWERVIDLQFARRPGESPLYHLYAEIMGKYSNVILTDASNVIITAAHQVSQQQSSVRPIQTGQPYETPPKLTGTIPSLSESQERWQERVSLVPGAIKRQLLKSYSGLSAALLDLMLLAANIAPETTTDTLKPDDWQRLFERWQEWLQALESAKFQPAWTKDGYTVMGWGAVATVKNIQELLGRYYTDQINQQLFSQLRHQLSQKLNNILAKLRNKAQTFKERLQQSDRADEYRQKADLLMAHLQNWEPGMKEIILADFDTSKPVAIALQPDKNAVQNAQSLYKQNQKLKRARSAVEPLLLEVQAEIDYLEQVEAAITQIENYQTTEDLQALEEIREELISQKYLEDPEYRNRNTNEAAISNFYRYRTPSGFEVLIGRNNRQNDHLTFRVAGDYDLWFHAQEIPGSHVLLRLEAGTVPEEADLQFVANLAAYHSRARQSDQVPVVYTQPKHVYKPKGAKPGIAIYKQERILWGQPQLIVKSK; encoded by the coding sequence TTGCAACCAGTTGACTTTACCACCCTTACAGCTGCTTGTAGCGAACTGCGCGCTAACTGGCTACCCTCCCGGACAGAGCAAGTTTACCAGCGCGATCGCTACACTATTGCCATAGCATTACGCACCCTCAAACAGCGGGATTGGCTAGAGGTTTCTTGGCATCCCCAAGCAGCACATATTTGCATCGGCGAACCGCCACCACGCACACCAGATACCTTTACTTTCAGTCAACAACTAATACATCAGTTAGGTGGTTTGGCGCTAGTAGGAATTGAAGCGATCGCTCCTTGGGAGCGTGTTATTGATTTACAATTTGCCCGTCGCCCTGGTGAAAGTCCGCTTTATCATCTGTATGCGGAAATTATGGGCAAATATAGCAACGTCATCCTCACCGACGCCAGCAATGTAATTATTACAGCTGCCCATCAAGTCAGCCAGCAACAATCAAGCGTTCGTCCGATTCAAACTGGACAACCTTATGAAACGCCACCGAAACTCACTGGTACTATTCCCAGCTTGAGCGAATCTCAAGAACGATGGCAAGAACGGGTAAGTCTAGTACCAGGAGCAATCAAGCGGCAGTTACTCAAAAGTTATAGCGGCTTAAGTGCAGCGCTGCTAGATTTAATGTTATTGGCAGCAAATATAGCACCAGAAACAACTACTGACACCCTTAAACCTGATGACTGGCAAAGGCTGTTTGAGCGCTGGCAAGAATGGCTGCAAGCTTTAGAATCTGCTAAATTTCAACCAGCTTGGACTAAAGACGGATACACGGTGATGGGTTGGGGTGCAGTTGCAACCGTAAAAAATATCCAAGAGTTACTTGGTCGCTATTATACTGACCAGATCAATCAACAGCTATTTTCCCAGCTACGACATCAACTGAGCCAGAAATTAAATAATATTCTGGCGAAATTAAGGAATAAAGCTCAAACCTTTAAAGAACGCTTGCAGCAATCAGATCGAGCCGATGAGTATCGGCAAAAAGCTGATTTATTGATGGCTCACCTGCAAAACTGGGAACCAGGGATGAAAGAAATTATCCTTGCAGACTTTGATACTAGCAAGCCCGTTGCGATCGCTCTCCAACCAGATAAAAATGCTGTTCAAAATGCCCAAAGTCTTTATAAACAGAACCAAAAGCTCAAACGCGCTCGTTCTGCTGTCGAACCGCTACTTTTGGAAGTGCAAGCAGAAATTGACTATTTAGAACAAGTGGAAGCTGCGATTACTCAGATAGAAAACTACCAAACAACAGAAGATTTGCAGGCTTTAGAAGAAATCCGCGAAGAGTTAATTAGTCAAAAGTATTTAGAAGACCCAGAGTACCGTAACCGCAACACAAATGAAGCCGCCATCAGCAACTTTTATCGTTACCGCACGCCTAGCGGCTTTGAAGTATTAATTGGTCGGAACAATCGCCAGAATGACCACTTGACCTTTCGTGTAGCTGGAGATTATGACCTGTGGTTCCACGCTCAAGAAATTCCAGGGAGCCATGTGCTACTGCGTCTAGAAGCAGGAACTGTTCCTGAAGAAGCCGATTTGCAATTTGTTGCTAATCTTGCTGCTTACCACAGTCGCGCCCGTCAAAGTGACCAAGTGCCAGTAGTTTACACTCAGCCAAAGCACGTCTATAAACCCAAAGGAGCCAAGCCTGGAATTGCCATTTATAAGCAAGAGCGCATCCTCTGGGGACAACCGCAGTTAATAGTCAAGAGTAAGTAG
- a CDS encoding glycosyltransferase family 1 protein codes for MNSTTEKRIALISVHGDPAIEIGKEEAGGQNVYVRHVGEALAQLGWQVDMFTRKGSTEQDTIVQHSENCRTIRLKAGPLEFVPRDNLFTYLPEFVENVLKFQQENNIRYQLVHTNYWLSSWVGMQLKKIQGSKQIHTYHSLGAVKYNTIKTIPLIASQRLAVEKEVLETAERIVATSPQEKQHMRSLVSTKGNIDIIPCGTDINRFGSIGRDAARAELGIAPEAKVVLYVGRFDPRKGIETLVRALNKSELRDSHNLQLIIGGGSTPGNSDGKERDRIEGIVKELGMSDLTTFAGRLSQDILPTYYAAADVCVVPSHYEPFGLVAIEAMASGTPVIASDVGGLQFTVVPEETGLLAPPEDVNAFASAIDRILINPEWRNELGKAGRKRVETKFSWHGVATQLSELYTQLSQQQEQTKQPILLVAK; via the coding sequence ATGAACTCTACCACTGAAAAACGCATCGCCTTAATATCCGTCCACGGAGATCCGGCGATTGAAATCGGGAAGGAAGAAGCTGGAGGACAAAATGTTTATGTGCGCCATGTGGGTGAAGCGCTAGCACAACTGGGATGGCAAGTTGATATGTTTACCCGAAAAGGGAGTACAGAGCAAGACACAATTGTTCAACACAGCGAAAATTGTCGTACCATTCGTTTGAAAGCTGGCCCCCTTGAGTTTGTGCCGCGAGATAATCTTTTTACCTATTTGCCAGAATTTGTAGAGAATGTTCTCAAATTTCAACAAGAAAATAACATTAGATATCAATTAGTTCACACCAACTACTGGCTATCTAGCTGGGTAGGGATGCAGTTGAAGAAAATCCAAGGGAGCAAACAGATACACACCTATCACTCTCTAGGAGCAGTTAAGTACAATACAATCAAGACTATTCCCTTAATTGCTAGTCAGCGATTAGCAGTAGAAAAAGAAGTTTTAGAAACAGCAGAAAGGATTGTGGCTACGAGTCCGCAAGAAAAACAACATATGCGATCGCTCGTTTCCACAAAAGGTAATATTGACATCATTCCTTGTGGTACAGATATTAATCGCTTTGGTTCGATAGGACGAGATGCAGCTAGAGCCGAGTTAGGAATTGCTCCAGAAGCGAAAGTTGTGTTATATGTAGGTCGTTTTGATCCACGCAAAGGTATAGAAACCTTGGTGCGTGCATTAAACAAGTCTGAGTTACGTGACTCTCATAACCTGCAACTGATTATTGGTGGTGGTAGCACCCCAGGTAACAGCGATGGCAAAGAGCGCGATCGCATTGAGGGAATTGTCAAAGAATTGGGGATGAGCGACTTGACCACCTTTGCTGGTCGTCTCAGCCAGGATATCTTGCCAACTTATTACGCAGCTGCTGATGTTTGCGTCGTTCCTAGTCACTACGAACCATTTGGACTTGTAGCGATCGAAGCGATGGCAAGTGGTACACCAGTTATCGCCAGCGATGTCGGTGGACTTCAGTTTACCGTTGTTCCTGAAGAAACTGGTTTATTGGCACCACCAGAAGATGTCAATGCTTTTGCATCTGCCATTGACAGAATTCTGATAAATCCAGAGTGGCGAAACGAGTTAGGAAAAGCTGGCAGAAAGCGCGTCGAAACCAAGTTTAGTTGGCATGGGGTAGCGACTCAGTTGAGTGAACTTTATACTCAACTATCACAACAACAGGAACAGACCAAACAACCCATTCTGCTTGTTGCGAAATAA